In Streptomyces alboniger, the following are encoded in one genomic region:
- a CDS encoding endonuclease/exonuclease/phosphatase family protein has product MPIDSPFTRRSGLRAALAAAVALPTLGTALSPRRAHAAEGEARLEVMSYNVRFASNNPPHTWAERRPATKEMLLRAQPHIIGTQEGLYYQLQDIESDIGANYDWVGTGVGGGSRDEFMAVFYDNRRLFPLEYEHFWLSDTPYTIASNTWGANSPRMATWVRFLDLVTNTQLYVLNTHLDHVSQNARERSATLMAERIALMKTSTPLIVTGDFNATAHNSAVYTTMLGAGLVDTWDAAKERGPAYGTFGGYKPPVLGGGRIDWILTRPTAQVHSAKMNTFSLGGQYPSDHLPVQATLTL; this is encoded by the coding sequence GTGCCGATCGACTCCCCCTTCACGCGCCGCTCCGGCCTGCGGGCCGCGCTCGCCGCGGCCGTGGCGCTCCCCACGCTCGGCACCGCGCTGTCCCCCCGGCGGGCCCATGCCGCCGAGGGGGAGGCCCGCCTGGAGGTCATGTCGTACAACGTCCGCTTCGCGAGCAACAACCCGCCGCACACCTGGGCCGAACGCCGCCCGGCGACAAAGGAGATGCTCCTGCGCGCCCAGCCGCACATCATCGGCACCCAGGAGGGCCTCTACTACCAGTTGCAGGACATCGAGAGCGACATCGGCGCGAACTACGACTGGGTCGGCACGGGGGTCGGCGGCGGCAGCCGCGACGAGTTCATGGCCGTCTTTTATGACAACCGCCGACTGTTCCCGCTCGAATACGAGCACTTCTGGCTCTCGGACACCCCGTACACCATCGCCTCGAACACCTGGGGCGCCAACTCGCCCCGCATGGCCACCTGGGTGCGCTTCCTCGACCTGGTCACCAACACCCAGCTCTACGTCCTCAACACGCACCTCGACCACGTCAGCCAGAACGCGCGCGAGCGTTCGGCGACCCTCATGGCCGAACGCATCGCCCTCATGAAGACGAGCACGCCGCTCATCGTGACGGGCGACTTCAACGCGACGGCGCACAACAGCGCCGTCTACACCACGATGCTGGGCGCTGGTCTCGTCGACACCTGGGACGCCGCGAAGGAACGCGGCCCGGCGTACGGCACGTTCGGCGGCTACAAGCCGCCCGTCCTGGGCGGCGGCCGCATCGACTGGATCCTGACGCGGCCGACGGCGCAGGTCCACTCCGCGAAGATGAACACGTTCTCGCTCGGCGGGCAGTACCCGAGCGACCATCTGCCGGTGCAGGCGACGCTGACGCTGTGA
- a CDS encoding electron transfer flavoprotein subunit beta/FixA family protein, whose protein sequence is MSLRIVVCVKYVPDATGDRHFADDLTVDRDDVDGLLSELDEYAVEQALQIADEADDAEITVLTVGPEDAKDALRKALSMGADKAVHVEDDDLHGSDVMGTSLVLAKAIEKTGYDLVICGMASTDGVMGVLPAILAERLGVPQVTLLSEVSVEGGADGTVKGRRDGDAASEQLEASLPAVVSVTDQSGEARYPSFKGIMAAKKKPVEALELDDLDIDADEVGLAGAWTKVDSAAERPARTAGTIVKDEGEGGKQLAEFLAGQKFI, encoded by the coding sequence GTGAGCTTGAGGATCGTTGTCTGTGTGAAGTACGTGCCCGACGCCACCGGCGACCGGCACTTCGCCGATGACCTGACCGTCGACCGCGACGACGTCGACGGCCTGCTGTCGGAGCTGGATGAGTACGCGGTCGAGCAGGCGCTCCAGATCGCCGACGAGGCGGACGACGCGGAGATCACCGTGCTGACCGTCGGCCCCGAGGACGCCAAGGACGCGCTGCGCAAGGCGCTCTCCATGGGCGCCGACAAGGCCGTCCACGTCGAGGACGACGACCTGCACGGCAGCGACGTCATGGGCACCTCGCTGGTGCTCGCCAAGGCCATCGAGAAGACCGGTTACGACCTGGTCATCTGCGGCATGGCGTCGACGGACGGCGTCATGGGCGTGCTCCCGGCCATTCTCGCCGAGCGCCTGGGCGTCCCGCAGGTCACGCTGCTCTCCGAGGTCTCTGTCGAGGGTGGCGCCGACGGAACAGTAAAGGGCCGCCGCGACGGCGACGCCGCCTCCGAGCAGCTGGAGGCCTCGCTGCCGGCCGTCGTGTCCGTGACGGACCAGTCGGGCGAGGCCCGCTACCCGTCCTTCAAGGGCATCATGGCCGCCAAGAAGAAGCCGGTGGAGGCCCTGGAGCTGGACGACCTGGACATCGACGCCGACGAGGTCGGCCTCGCGGGCGCCTGGACCAAGGTCGACTCCGCCGCCGAGCGTCCGGCCCGCACCGCCGGCACGATCGTCAAGGACGAGGGCGAGGGCGGCAAGCAGCTCGCGGAGTTCCTCGCGGGCCAGAAGTTCATCTGA
- a CDS encoding electron transfer flavoprotein subunit alpha/FixB family protein — protein sequence MAEVLVYVDHVDGAVRKPTLELLTLARRVGEPVAVALGNGAADTAATLAEHGAVKVLTADAPEFADYLVVPKVDALQAAYEAVSPAAVLLPSSAEAKEIAARLAVRIKSGIITDAIDLEAGDEGPVATQSAFAASYTTKSRITQGTPVITVKPNSAPVEAAPAAGAVEALSVSFSEKATGTKVVSRTPRESTGRPELTEAAIVVSGGRGVNGAENFSVIEALADSLGAAVGASRAAVDAGWYPHSNQVGQTGKSVSPQLYIASGISGAIQHRAGMQTSKTIVAINKDAEAPIFDLVDYGVVGDLFEVVPALTEEVKSRKG from the coding sequence ATGGCTGAAGTTCTCGTCTACGTCGACCACGTGGACGGTGCCGTCCGCAAGCCCACCCTTGAGCTGCTGACCCTGGCCCGCCGCGTCGGCGAGCCCGTCGCCGTCGCGCTGGGCAACGGCGCCGCCGACACCGCCGCCACGCTCGCCGAGCACGGCGCGGTGAAGGTCCTCACCGCCGACGCCCCCGAGTTCGCCGACTACCTCGTCGTACCGAAGGTGGACGCGCTCCAGGCCGCGTACGAGGCCGTCTCCCCGGCCGCCGTGCTGCTGCCGTCCTCCGCCGAGGCCAAGGAGATCGCCGCCCGTCTCGCGGTACGCATCAAGTCCGGCATCATCACCGACGCCATCGACCTGGAGGCCGGCGACGAGGGCCCGGTGGCCACGCAGTCCGCGTTCGCCGCCTCGTACACCACCAAGTCCCGCATCACCCAGGGCACCCCGGTCATCACGGTCAAGCCGAACTCGGCCCCCGTGGAGGCCGCCCCGGCCGCGGGCGCCGTCGAGGCCCTCTCGGTCTCCTTCTCCGAGAAGGCCACCGGCACCAAGGTCGTCTCGCGCACCCCGCGCGAGTCGACGGGCCGCCCCGAGCTGACCGAGGCCGCGATCGTGGTCTCCGGCGGCCGCGGCGTCAACGGCGCCGAGAACTTCTCGGTCATCGAGGCGCTCGCCGACTCGCTCGGTGCCGCCGTCGGCGCCTCGCGCGCCGCCGTCGACGCCGGCTGGTACCCGCACTCCAACCAGGTCGGCCAGACCGGCAAGTCGGTCTCCCCGCAGCTGTACATCGCCTCCGGCATCTCCGGCGCGATCCAGCACCGCGCGGGCATGCAGACCTCGAAGACCATCGTGGCCATCAACAAGGACGCCGAGGCCCCGATCTTCGACCTCGTCGACTACGGCGTGGTCGGCGACCTCTTCGAGGTCGTGCCGGCCCTCACCGAAGAGGTCAAGTCCCGCAAGGGCTGA